The Anopheles gambiae chromosome 2, idAnoGambNW_F1_1, whole genome shotgun sequence genomic sequence AGATCAACGAACTATCTTCATGCGATGTTATACTGGAGGTGGTAGAGTGAAgggtttgagtttgaaaagcATTCCCGATCTATGTAACTCATCCGTAACGCCAATCGTGTGGGATCAAATGCACGAGCATCGTTGCTCAAAATCCTAGCAGGTACTGATCAAGTAAGTTGATGTGTAGTTGGAAAGTGTACGAGTGGGTCATTGAGTTTAATTGTTCGCTCTACAGAATGCAAAAAGGCTAGCAAAGAACAACACGCTAGACGTTACTACGGGCCAGCTAACGGGGACGGCATTCACGGACACGGGCAAAAAACACGGGACGATCACTAACAGACAGGGTAAGTGGCAGTTGCTCTTCTACCGGTTTCTAGATGAGTTTTGCTTGCGTCTAATGAAATCGTTGGAACAGACGGAGGTGAAGTGGAAGGGGCAGTGGTCAGGCTGGGAAGAAATTGCAAAGGGGAAGGGAGGgtgtacaaaacaaaagcttccCCAGCCAGTCAGGCTATCTATCGGAAGGAAATGCTAGGCAAAAGGCTTCAGACGTCAATCATGCGAACTGAACCGAACTCTTTCCCATTCGTACGGGACGTACGAATTGTTTGGAGGACGTCAGATCCCGCGCGGAACACGGCAAGGTTTAGCTGGACGCGTCGCCTTCGCACCTACTATCTATCAGGAAAATAAATATCGCATAACAGGACAGGACTCGGGTGCCACTGTTGAGTGAGTGCTTGGTGCGTGCCGGGTGCGCGAACCGCGACCGCCGGCGCAGACAGGTGCGGTGCGGTGACGCGCAGCCATCTGCCAGGCCTGGTCGCGGTTGTGCGCACCCAAATGGTTAGCACGCAGTGTATAGTAGTAGAGTGAGAGCGGGGAAATGATTAAGTGAAGCGTGAGAGTAATGATACCTCTATGATATCTACCGCCATAGCCATGACCATAGTGGTGCCTACCAATAAGATGGTCCCGGCGGGCGATCTCCACCACGTTCGAGACGGTCTCGGAGAAACCGATGTCGTGGTGCAGATGCCTCGGGCTTGGCGATCGTTCCAGTGCGGATCCGCGTCTGCTATGGGAGGGTAGCGAAAGAAGAGCGACATTTTAGTCGGAAAGCCGAACGAAACGAGCGTGCGAGCGGGGAGCTACTTACTGCAAGCTGGGTGATCGCACGTGCCCATTCCTCTGGTCCGGATGCAGATGGCCGTCGTCGATGTACGGCTCCTGTATCTCGTGCGGCTTGTGCTCCTGGAGCTCCGGCTCAAAGTCGTACCGGGCGCCCTTGTTGTTGCGCCACGTCTCCAGCATCAGTATGCCGGCGTAGATCTTGCCGACCGTCATCTTGCCCGTGTTGAGCACATTGTTCGGTGGCACCAGCAGATCCACCATCTTTTTCGCCTGGATCGGCCATATCTGTCGGATTGTTTGACGCAGCTCCATATCTGCTTGATCCATCTCTTCCGCTGCAGAAACGAGGGTTGGGAGATTTTTGGAGAACTTGAGTGTACTGTGGAGAGGAAGGCCAGCGGGCACCGACGATCTTACCAGGTCGCATTTTAATGCTCAGATTTTCACGAATCAACGCAAACAGGGTCGTGGTGAAGCCCACCCTACCCTCCTCGTCTACCGGCATGTTCATGCGTATGAGCTTTTTGTACGCCAACCGGTTGGGACACTTGTTGCCGAACCCGAGCGGTGGTGCCATATTCTTCAGCATGTCGTACATCTCCGTGTAGTGTAGCTTGCCActgggaggaagaagagaGCATGAGAGGTTTGCAAGCACAAGGAACCTTTTCTGCGACGATCGACTTACGATGCGGAAGGATCGTATTCAGCCCATATGCGCACAAACTCGTCCAGATGATGGGCGCCCAGAATACTGGAATCTCTGGTCAGATAGTCAAAGTTGTCCATAATGACAGCGACGAACAAGTTCAACATCTGCAAATACAACCGGTTGGCATTCAGAATCGTGCCAAAAATTGATCGAAATTATGCAGCATCAACTCACCAAGAAGGAGCAGAAAAAGATGAATGACACAAAGTACCCGTAGGCCAGGGTCGAGCCGCAGGTTTCGTTCGGTTTGTTCGCCCGTGGATCGCAGGGTCGTCCTTTCAGGCAGGCCAGCATAATATTTGGCCAAGATTCGCCAGTTGCACATCTGCGAAGAGTAGGAGAACGTGAGCAGGACATTAGTGTGACGGGTGAATGAGATGAACACCGTAGCACGGCGATCCATACCGAAATAGTAACATTAAACCGTCGAGGAACGATCGGAAGTTGTTGTGACGACTGATGGCGGTATCGGGATCTAGTTCTATGTTTCCAAACACCTACGTAAAAGAGTGTAAGAGTGAAAGTGATGCGCTACAAAAAGACTATCCGGGGCGCTGCTTACATACCTGCATTCCAATAATGGCGTAGATAAAGAACAGCATAGCAATCAGCAGGCAAACGTAGGGCAGTGCTTTGAAGGATTGGACAAAAGTCCAGAGGAGGATACGGATGGTGTCACCCTGGCGGAGTAGCTTGATTAAACGGGCAGCACGGAACAGCCGCAGAAAGCCGACATTGAACGAGTTTTCCTGTGTGAGCGTGTGAAAGTGGCGCCGACAGCTGTGTTAGgcgttggtttgttttgcgtaATGGACGGCCCTGAAACGATACTTACCCACAGCAGTAAAATCAACGCATCCACTATACTACCGATAACAGTGATTAAATCGAAAACATTCCATGCATCCTTGAAAAAGttctacaaaaaaagagggaaagatgTGAGCTGAGTAGGTCCAAAACGGGATAAAAGCCGACAGATGCTCATACCCTTGCGCCAAATCCTATGATCTTGAGTACCGTTTCCACGCTGAACATGCCGGTAAATATCATGTTCAGGTACTTCATGAAGTTTTCCAGCTTTTTGTTCTGATCGTGACACTGCAGAGAGGAGAAACGAAAGTTGGAAAAGTAAGACCCAAACGTTGTTCCGCCCAATGTGCCGCCTAccttcatcatcagcagcagcgtgttgaACACGATCAGCGTCATGATGAAATACTCGAACGGTGCGGACACGATGATGCGCCAGACCGTGTACTTGAAGCCGGAGTGTTTCGTTGGGATGTAGCGCTCGAGCGGCCGGGCACCGATCGTGAAGTCGATGCACGACTTTTGGTTCTTGTCGATCTCGCCGTCCTGCAGCTCCGCCTCGCCCTGCTCCTGGAACGTGATGATGATCAAGGCCACGAAGATGTTGACGAAGAAGAACGGAAACACCACGAAGTACACCACGTAGAAGATTGACATTTCGATGCGGAAGTTCTGTATTGGTCCCTCGTCCTCGTACGTCGCCGCCATCGAGTTCTGGAGCACCCTGTGGATGGGTGCACAGTGATCAGTGATTAGTGCTGGGCCGTGCGCGGAGATGATCGTGGACACTTACTGTGGCCAACCTTCGCCCGTTTGCACGGCGAAGAGCGTTAGCATAGCGGTGGCCACATTGTCGTAGTTGAAGTACTGCGTTTTCCACTCCCGTTTGGCAGAGCGCGGCAACCCGTCTACCTCGCTGTAAATAAAGTACGAACCCctgcaaaagaaaaggaacaGAGTCCGGTACTCTTCATTCTGTACCAAAAAAACCTGCAGCTAACGGTCCCACTCACTGGCAGTCGATGCTGTTATGTTTGCTGTCGTCGGTGCAGTAGAAAAACTTCCCGTTGAACAGCTGCACCGCAATGACGGCGAAGATGAACTGGAACAGTATGTACACGATCAGGATGTTGATGACGTTCTTGAGCGAGCCGACGACGCAGTCGAACACCGCCTTCAGCTTCGGCACCCGTTTGATCGTTTTCAGCGGGCGCAGCACGCGCAGCACCCGGAGCGACTTGATCGTGGACAGATCGGCACCGGCATCGCTGCCGCTGATGTCGAACCCGATGCTCACCACCGCACACCCGACGACGACCGCGTCCATGATGTTCCAGATCTCGCGCAGATAGCTGCCCGGGTGCAGTATGATGCCGAGATCGATCACCTTGAGCAGCATCTCGATCGTGAACACGCAGGTGAAGGCGTAATCGAGATTGTTCAGCACCTTGTTGCGGGGCGAATCCTCCTGCACCGGATCCTCCGCGGCGAGCGCGATCGAGGACAGCGAGATGACGATCATGATGAAAAAGTCAAAGTACCGCAGGTTCACCACCCAGTGGGCAGCCCGGCGCATGCTGTGAATacagacagagacagagagagagagagaggcagggACACCGCGTTCCCCCGCGAGAAATGGCGAACGGGTGGGCATTCGTTTGGAAGAGTGACGAAGTTTCGTTTCATTAGGATCGAAGGGATCACATAaacatacagagagagagagatagagagagatagggagaaaaagagaaaaatggtTCCCATTTAAGAGTCAGTGAGAGTGTGTATTGACGGGAGCTGGAAGTTTTTGCGGTTATAATGAGGCCTTTGGAAGCGGGCTAGCTCGAGCGACAGCATTTCATTAAGATGCGCGatacattcaaacacacatacacagagagaCATAGAAAAAAGCCGCTCTGGTCACCGGTATCATCTCTTCCTGGTTGAGAGGGAAGAACCGGCCACATGGCCACAGTGGAAGTGTGTTGGGCGATAagtcagtaaaaacaaaaagaaagatcaAAGCAAGAAAGCTTGAAGGCAGGCAAGGCAGGCAGGGCACATCGAAACAACAAGACGACAAAGACACACAGTGGAAGAGAAACAGAAGAGAAAAGAAGACgagtaaatgaaaacaaagtaAAGTAGCAAGTAGCACGACATCAGCAGAGAGTAAGAAAACGTGGTACAGAACCGAAGCGGTAATGAGAAAATGAGTGAAAACGAAGTAATGCGAGACGGCGGCACGAAACGGAATAGGGCGGTAGTAAAACAATtacacagtaaaaaaacaggcgcacaacaaacagcagtgtgtagtagtggtggtagtggtggcaTTGTGAGTAAGTGTTTAGCAAGTGTGTTACTAACAACGAGAGCACATCGAGAGCGTTCGCAGAGCGTTTAGAGAGTGATCGAGCGTTTTACAGAGCGATGCAGCAGCGATCGGCCATTCtttgggcgtgtgtgtgtgtgtgtggaagaggTGGAGATTAGGAGAGTGAAAAAGCTTGTTGCCGTTGCCGCAAGAGAGAGCGTAAAAGAAAGAGTACGCGCCAGATAGGGAAGGTTGGAGATTGGTGGACGGAAGGATGCTTGGGACAGTGGCACATGCTGACAGGAGCAGGACATCGTGCAAGGACATCTGAAGCATCTTAAGAGCCGACAGCAAGACAGCGACACAGCAAAGgcgtgtgagagtgtgtgtgtgtgtattgttgcGTTTCTTAAGTGTGTAAGAGTACTGCTTCGTGTTGGTATACGTGCTGTggtgggtgtgtttttttgataAGAAAACTGGAGCATTTTCGTAGGAAAAGtgggggaaaaagggggaataAAGAAAACGGGCCAAAAACAGATAGCCAGGTAggcaaaagaaagaagaaaactaAAACATAAACCGGATTGGCGACACTCACGGATTGGTCGACGAGAAGATGAACATACAAGAGTACGGCAGCATCGGCTTCGGACCCTCGGGGGCCTCCTCTTCCGGCtcctcttctttcttttcctctttcttgctttccttttccttctccttctccgcCTCGGCATCTTCCGTGGTCGGGGTGCCATCTTTCGCCTTCTGCAACGCTTCCATCTCTTTCTCCAACTCCATTTGCTGCTTCTCTTTGTCTCGTTCCTGTTGCTGCTCTTCGGCCGCCGTCAGCTCTTGGGCGTTGGCCAAATTGTCGACCGCGATAGCCAAGAACACGTTCAGCAGGGTGTAGTTGCCGAACAGCGTGAGTATGATGAAGTAGAGCGAGTAGATCATGCCCGACTCGTGCCCGCCCTGGGAGTTGATGCCGAGGTACATCACCTCATTCCAGTCCTCGCCGGTCAGGATCTGGAACACGGTTAGCAGCGCGATGGTGAACGTATTGAAATTGGTCGGCGGGGTTCCCTCCGGCAGGATGAACTGGCCGCCGAACAGCTGCATGCCGAGCAGCGCGAAGATCAATATGAACAGAAAGAGCAGAAACAGTAACGAAATAATCGATCGCATGGAGCTGAGTAACGAGATGACGAGATTACGCAGTGAGGACCAGTATTTGGTGACCTTGAAGATCCGCAGCAGTCGAAGGGCTCGCAGTACGGAGATACCGAACGAGCCTTCCTTGTAAGCGGACCAAACAACTTCGAAGATCGACCCGGCGATGACGATGCAGTCGAAACGGTTGAAGGCGGACTCGAAGTAGATGCGCGGCCCGAGGGCGTAGATTTTGATCAGCATCTCGCACATGAACAGCCCGAGAAAGACAAACTCGGCGTAGTCTGTGCGAGAGCgtgattgagagagagagcgcgcggtTTGAGGAGCGCCACCGTGATTTATTGGCGGGTTTTTTGGTTTAGGGAGGTTTACAAAGGTGATAGGTCAGAAGTAAGTAAAGAAAGGGGCGTTCGGGATGTATATGGGCATACGTTTGagggtgtgtgggtgtgttatTTGATGTGCGTATGGTTTTATGTGTTGTTGGTGAGGTAAACGAGTGTTTAGTAGTCAGCACCGGACCGGAAATCCACACCgtggacacaaacacacaacgggAGAGGCGTGATGAGTGGAAACGAAAAGTTGTTTTTACGGGTgatagagagaagagagaaaaaagagaaagagagagagaaagagaaagaaacaaatcagAAACATTTGATTAGTTGTGTTCTACCCAGATTCAATGCTCGTTTGTCTGCGACAGAAGCAAAGAAGATCGTCGGAATAGGACTTtgcgagagaaagagtgagatatacagagcgagagagagagaattatCTGTCCCTCTTTCGGGTGGGGGGAAGGGAGGAGTgtatagagagaaagagagagtgcgGGTAGCAAACATTTGGTTGGACTTTGGGTAGAAATGCGGCATTTACATAGAAAGAGCGCCAGCCAGTTCGGTTGGCCATAGTGCTCGACGGCGACGCAGATCGTGTTCAGAAACACCAGCACTATGACGAACCAGTAGAACCACTGCGTCTTGACCGTGTGCCGGATGCAGTAGCGGAACCGCTTCTCCGCCCGCCAGAAGCCCGACTTGGCCggtttcttctccttcttcagGATGCCCTCGTCGCCGGACTCGGTCGTTGCCTCCTCGTCGTCCGTTTCGGACGATTTCGATTTGCCCAgattttttagctttttccGCTTGGCCGCCGCCTTTTTGCGGGCCTCCATTATGTACATGCGCTCCTCCTCGGTGGTGCGATCCTCGGCGAGGATGATCTCCTCCGCCTTGCAGATCCACTCGACGAAGCCGTTCAGTTCCttttcgagctgctgctggcggcgcAGCTTCAGGAACTCTTGCCGGTTCTCCACCTTTTCACGCTCGCGCGCAAACTCTCTGTCAAGTGAGatatagagaaagagagagagagagagagagagaaggaaaaagaaagagaaacgtGTAAAGGAAGAGAGAAGAGTTTGTCAAACATTCATTGTGAATTTTCCGACTAAAACTACAGTAATTGAAAGTCAATATCGTCCAGAAACGatgtaaaaaaacacgagAACACTAAAGTAACGCTAAACGTGTGAGTGAACAAACTAACGCTATACTCTACTAAGGATGACTGCTAAGTGAAAACCAGTACCAGTATTGAGAAAACTGTGaagcgttttcttttcttaaaataatttaaaacactccTTTGCAATGAAGCCATTCCCAATGGACAGTTCACAGTTTGTGTCAATAAGAGGAACAAAACTACCCAAGAACTCCCATTCCTAGTGAACAGTTCTCTAAGAGAGTAGGATCAATGGCTACGGCTCCGGCAAAACCGTCAATTTCACTTCTACTGAAACGCAATGTCCTTACTTGTACTGCCGCGGTATTAAAGTTCACTTTAATGAGACTCTATGTGACAACGCTTCGGTTACAACAGTTACACTTGACACACGGCGAATGAGGGGGAGCAACAAACCACTTACCCGCTGAGGACACCGAGCACTAAGTTGAGCATGAAAAATGAACCAATAATAATTAAAGGCACAAAATATATCCAATTAAACGTTGAGCCTATCGCGTCGTTGGTCTGTGACGAAGGAagtagagagtgagagagaaaacagttatttgtatttttcatttaagTCGTTGAAAGTGCAGTGAGGAGGGTTAAGGTTACGCACCCAGTACATGGTGGATGTCCAGCCCTCCATCGTGATACACTGGAACACGGTCAACATGGCGAACCCGATGTTGTCGAAGTTCGTGATGCCATAGTTCGGACCTTCCCACTGTTCGATGCAGGCGCTCTCGTTGTGATTGCACAGATGGACCCCGGCCGGCAGTTCCGCGTTCATGGTGTCATCGTCATCGTAGCAGGGCGTTGGCAGGTCACCCTCTTCGATGATTTCAACTGTACGGGAACGGAACGTAATAAACGATGGTTTGAGTAATGCAGAAAGCGATTGCTATCCTTGCTGGCGGGGCTGGAACGGAACGGGTCTAGTATACTTACAGGCGTTCTCTAAGCTATAACAACTTTTGTGCAAAACACCCGAGTAAAATTCTAATCCTATAATTGCGAAAATAACGATTGCGAACAAGACCAAAAGTCCGATTTGTAGCAACGGTGCCATAGCTTTAATGATCGACTTTAGCACAACTTGTAGACCTGTGGCGCGCGCGGGAAGAGAAGAGCATGTTAGTAAAGGCAGGTCGGCAGTCTCATATCTTTGGGTAAGCTTTTACGAAAGATGAAGGAAactaaagcaaacaaaatatgGCTACCGATGAAACTAGCCAGCGGTGCAATCGTGAGTCGTGAAAAGTCGTGTCATTACAGCGAATCGAAAACAATGTCATAAACTATGGAGGATGTGAATAGTATATAGTAACGAATAGGACAGGGAAAAAGACAATGAATATCTAAAAAGAAACGAACATGATGAACTGAAGCACAATGGCTACAAAACACTAGACAGATGATTGCAAATGAAAGTCGCAATGATCAGATCGAACGACGATCCGGGCTACGGAGTACAAcagaacaacacacacaaaaaaagagaacactCGTCTAGACTACTCACTAGGAACTCCAGAAACTAATTTTAACGGTCGTAACACACGAATCGACCTCAACGTTCTTAGATCTACGTCGAGCGGAAGAGGAAGCAACGTCACGAGCCTAAAAAACGAGGGTTGTAGGAAGTTTTGAATGCGGTTATATTGGATGTGATAAAAATGGGAAACTCCGGCTGACTCCCGGACGAGAGCCATGCACGAAGCGTCTATTTTGAGAGGGTTTCGAGGGTGCTTATGAGAGCACCAATGTTGGGTTATGGATGCTATTTTGTTTCTTAAGTATGCTAAGTATAAAAACGTTTACTACCACTAGTTTAATCCTGATCGTATCTCTTTTGTACAcatttgcatgcaattttgATCGTAAATTTGGAACATCATTCGGAACCATCACTTGATACTCTAGAACGCTAGATATGTTCTCCATTTTGGAGGTAACTAAAATCAAACTACCATTTTGCATTACCAAACGAAACGTTCTAGCGGTACTGGTTAGCAGGAAATACTGTAAACACGGCTAGATCGTGGCTGAAACGGAACAGCTCACTTAACGTTACTGAGTGGCGCCGTACGATTGGATGCGACCTTGCTAAACACTAAGGGAATTGCTAAGAAACATTATTCGAGTTTCAATGCTAGAGCACGAAGGAGCACCATCTCTCCCTAGCTGGATACCATTTGCTCCGATCTCTTCTAGATGCCACAGACTGCATTAATTTCAACCGGCACATAAACGGCCACCTGGTTTGCTGCTACTTACCCCGTGAATACGACGAAGAAATCCATCATGTTCCAGATGTTGCGCAGGTAGGAGTCGGCATGCAGGACCAACCCGAGCGCCACGATCTTCAGTGCCGCCTCGATCGTGAAGATGCACAGGAAGTAGCTTTCGGTGAGCTCCAGCTTTTGGGCGAGCACCGTTTTGTCGCCCTTGGGCAGATGCTCCTCCAGTGCCAGCACCACACAGTTGGCAATGATTGTCAGCAAGACGGCGTACTCGAACGGTGGCCATTCTATGATGAATTTGGTTGCCCTTGGTGAAGCAAAGGTGAAAGTGTGAGACGGAGAAGATCGTTACCACGCACGGGAAACACATTGGAATGATCAGGACGATACGATCTGGCGATTGCCACTGGTAGGTACGTACTTTCGTATGAAATTATCCTCCGCAAAGATGAACAGCGAGGAGGGcccgggtggtggtggaccGGTACGATGTCTCGGACtgcccttctttcccttcttcggACCCATTTGCTGCCCGCTGCCGTCCTTATCAGGAAGCGCCTCCTCTTGGGACGCTGCTAGCCTGTCGGTAGGTAGAGAAAAGCAAGCAAAGCTCTCTTTAATAGGTGGTTAACTGTAATATTATACTTTAAAACTTCATGT encodes the following:
- the LOC3290639 gene encoding voltage-dependent calcium channel type A subunit alpha-1 isoform X8, giving the protein MGPKKGKKGSPRHRTGPPPPGPSSLFIFAEDNFIRKATKFIIEWPPFEYAVLLTIIANCVVLALEEHLPKGDKTVLAQKLELTESYFLCIFTIEAALKIVALGLVLHADSYLRNIWNMMDFFVVFTGLVTLLPLPLDVDLRTLRSIRVLRPLKLVSGVPSLQVVLKSIIKAMAPLLQIGLLVLFAIVIFAIIGLEFYSGVLHKSCYSLENAFEIIEEGDLPTPCYDDDDTMNAELPAGVHLCNHNESACIEQWEGPNYGITNFDNIGFAMLTVFQCITMEGWTSTMYWTNDAIGSTFNWIYFVPLIIIGSFFMLNLVLGVLSGEFAREREKVENRQEFLKLRRQQQLEKELNGFVEWICKAEEIILAEDRTTEEERMYIMEARKKAAAKRKKLKNLGKSKSSETDDEEATTESGDEGILKKEKKPAKSGFWRAEKRFRYCIRHTVKTQWFYWFVIVLVFLNTICVAVEHYGQPNWLALFLYYAEFVFLGLFMCEMLIKIYALGPRIYFESAFNRFDCIVIAGSIFEVVWSAYKEGSFGISVLRALRLLRIFKVTKYWSSLRNLVISLLSSMRSIISLLFLLFLFILIFALLGMQLFGGQFILPEGTPPTNFNTFTIALLTVFQILTGEDWNEVMYLGINSQGGHESGMIYSLYFIILTLFGNYTLLNVFLAIAVDNLANAQELTAAEEQQQERDKEKQQMELEKEMEALQKAKDGTPTTEDAEAEKEKEKESKKEEKKEEEPEEEAPEGPKPMLPYSCMFIFSSTNPMRRAAHWVVNLRYFDFFIMIVISLSSIALAAEDPVQEDSPRNKVLNNLDYAFTCVFTIEMLLKVIDLGIILHPGSYLREIWNIMDAVVVGCAVVSIGFDISGSDAGADLSTIKSLRVLRVLRPLKTIKRVPKLKAVFDCVVGSLKNVINILIVYILFQFIFAVIAVQLFNGKFFYCTDDSKHNSIDCQGSYFIYSEVDGLPRSAKREWKTQYFNYDNVATAMLTLFAVQTGEGWPQVLQNSMAATYEDEGPIQNFRIEMSIFYVVYFVVFPFFFVNIFVALIIITFQEQGEAELQDGEIDKNQKSCIDFTIGARPLERYIPTKHSGFKYTVWRIIVSAPFEYFIMTLIVFNTLLLMMKCHDQNKKLENFMKYLNMIFTGMFSVETVLKIIGFGARNFFKDAWNVFDLITVIGSIVDALILLLWENSFNVGFLRLFRAARLIKLLRQGDTIRILLWTFVQSFKALPYVCLLIAMLFFIYAIIGMQVFGNIELDPDTAISRHNNFRSFLDGLMLLFRCATGESWPNIMLACLKGRPCDPRANKPNETCGSTLAYGYFVSFIFFCSFLMLNLFVAVIMDNFDYLTRDSSILGAHHLDEFVRIWAEYDPSASGKLHYTEMYDMLKNMAPPLGFGNKCPNRLAYKKLIRMNMPVDEEGRVGFTTTLFALIRENLSIKMRPAEEMDQADMELRQTIRQIWPIQAKKMVDLLVPPNNVLNTGKMTVGKIYAGILMLETWRNNKGARYDFEPELQEHKPHEIQEPYIDDGHLHPDQRNGHVRSPSLHRRGSALERSPSPRHLHHDIGFSETVSNVVEIARRDHLIGRHHYGHGYGGRYHRGSWSVATSPARSPSPSRLDTQISAHHRCNRRIHPYGTTSLGQRSRSPSPARLQEWRERERDRYREEIVSRPYIQHTYPVLQSHRDFGRRLPPRPIKPTTLQLKSTNINFPQLNTSPTHQNLHLALNTHTLPYSVHSLPGSRGDIPRDPRIYHHTESERDRERERLRERERDYGSRYVFRDTERELFEIERELERARDSARDTEYERVEPLSYEHLYTLGRTGGSSFGSSALNGYKPKVGMHSIYSESDEGDWC
- the LOC3290639 gene encoding voltage-dependent calcium channel type A subunit alpha-1 isoform X2 codes for the protein MYSALAASQEEALPDKDGSGQQMGPKKGKKGSPRHRTGPPPPGPSSLFIFAEDNFIRKATKFIIEWPPFEYAVLLTIIANCVVLALEEHLPKGDKTVLAQKLELTESYFLCIFTIEAALKIVALGLVLHADSYLRNIWNMMDFFVVFTGLVTLLPLPLDVDLRTLRSIRVLRPLKLVSGVPSLQVVLKSIIKAMAPLLQIGLLVLFAIVIFAIIGLEFYSGVLHKSCYSLENAFEIIEEGDLPTPCYDDDDTMNAELPAGVHLCNHNESACIEQWEGPNYGITNFDNIGFAMLTVFQCITMEGWTSTMYWTNDAIGSTFNWIYFVPLIIIGSFFMLNLVLGVLSGEFAREREKVENRQEFLKLRRQQQLEKELNGFVEWICKAEEIILAEDRTTEEERMYIMEARKKAAAKRKKLKNLGKSKSSETDDEEATTESGDEGILKKEKKPAKSGFWRAEKRFRYCIRHTVKTQWFYWFVIVLVFLNTICVAVEHYGQPNWLALFLYYAEFVFLGLFMCEMLIKIYALGPRIYFESAFNRFDCIVIAGSIFEVVWSAYKEGSFGISVLRALRLLRIFKVTKYWSSLRNLVISLLSSMRSIISLLFLLFLFILIFALLGMQLFGGQFILPEGTPPTNFNTFTIALLTVFQILTGEDWNEVMYLGINSQGGHESGMIYSLYFIILTLFGNYTLLNVFLAIAVDNLANAQELTAAEEQQQERDKEKQQMELEKEMEALQKAKDGTPTTEDAEAEKEKEKESKKEEKKEEEPEEEAPEGPKPMLPYSCMFIFSSTNPMRRAAHWVVNLRYFDFFIMIVISLSSIALAAEDPVQEDSPRNKVLNNLDYAFTCVFTIEMLLKVIDLGIILHPGSYLREIWNIMDAVVVGCAVVSIGFDISGSDAGADLSTIKSLRVLRVLRPLKTIKRVPKLKAVFDCVVGSLKNVINILIVYILFQFIFAVIAVQLFNGKFFYCTDDSKHNSIDCQGSYFIYSEVDGLPRSAKREWKTQYFNYDNVATAMLTLFAVQTGEGWPQVLQNSMAATYEDEGPIQNFRIEMSIFYVVYFVVFPFFFVNIFVALIIITFQEQGEAELQDGEIDKNQKSCIDFTIGARPLERYIPTKHSGFKYTVWRIIVSAPFEYFIMTLIVFNTLLLMMKCHDQNKKLENFMKYLNMIFTGMFSVETVLKIIGFGARNFFKDAWNVFDLITVIGSIVDALILLLWENSFNVGFLRLFRAARLIKLLRQGDTIRILLWTFVQSFKALPYVCLLIAMLFFIYAIIGMQVFGNIELDPDTAISRHNNFRSFLDGLMLLFRCATGESWPNIMLACLKGRPCDPRANKPNETCGSTLAYGYFVSFIFFCSFLMLNLFVAVIMDNFDYLTRDSSILGAHHLDEFVRIWAEYDPSASGKLHYTEMYDMLKNMAPPLGFGNKCPNRLAYKKLIRMNMPVDEEGRVGFTTTLFALIRENLSIKMRPAEEMDQADMELRQTIRQIWPIQAKKMVDLLVPPNNVLNTGKMTVGKIYAGILMLETWRNNKGARYDFEPELQEHKPHEIQEPYIDDGHLHPDQRNGHVRSPSLQRGSALERSPSPRHLHHDIGFSETVSNVVEIARRDHLIGRHHYGHGYGGRYHRGSWSVATSPARSPSPSRLDTQISAHHRCNRRIHPYGTTSLGQRSRSPSPARLQEWRERERDRYREEIVSRPYIQHTYPVLQSHRDFGRRLPPRPIKPTTLQLKSTNINFPQLNTSPTHQNLHLALNTHTLPYSVHSLPGSRGDIPRDPRIYHHTESERDRERERLRERERDYGSRYVFRDTERELFEIERELERARDSARDTEYERVEPLSYEHLYTLGRTGGSSFGSSALNGYKPKVGMHSIYSESDEGDWC